From the genome of Zalophus californianus isolate mZalCal1 chromosome 5, mZalCal1.pri.v2, whole genome shotgun sequence:
gctttgctCACTAAGTTCTTTGTGGAGTTGAAGAACCCAAAGAATTAGCAGTGAAGCTTGTGGAAAGAATTTGGGATTCCGTAATGGGACATAGGGAGTAGATATTAGGACCTCGGCAGCAGCTGAAATGGACTATTTTGTGGCCAAAAAAATGGTCTGGGAGAGCCTTAAAATTGGAGCATATGCTGagttggaaggaaggaatggggtgATCTGTATAAACCAGGGAAGCAGGGTAGGCACCATCGGGGGCTCCTGGAGCGGCATCCGTGTATCTCTTGGAAGAGCTGGTCTTGACT
Proteins encoded in this window:
- the LOC113929191 gene encoding divergent paired-related homeobox-like, producing MAGAGDLSKGKDQKHSQGKRTMFPEKQLADLEFLFSKNPHPAPSLLKEMASKLEIHPTVLQVWFKNHRAKVRKAKQQQLAGVEVKTSSSKRYTDAAPGAPDGAYPASLVYTDHPIPSFQLSICSNFKALPDHFFGHKIVHFSCCRGPNIYSLCPITESQILSTSFTANSLGSSTPQRT